In a single window of the Heliangelus exortis chromosome 1, bHelExo1.hap1, whole genome shotgun sequence genome:
- the GSTK1 gene encoding glutathione S-transferase kappa 1: MGRTVVEFFYDVVSPYSWLGFEVLCRYQHMWNIDLCLRPAFLGGIMQATGNKPPGLLPKRAEYLLKDVKRMAKYYQVPIEISESDFQRILNTNSLGAMRFITAIDMTQPQYLEPLSREFWTRFWSQHQDISEPESIVAVAGLAGLSSEVTQELLEMISTPAVKNRLKETTEKAINYGAFGMPSFVAHFNGEPHLFFGSDRIELLGSIIGEKWLGPVPSSKM, encoded by the exons ATGGGGCGGACCGTCGTGGAGTTTTTTTACGATGTGGTGTCCCCTTACTCCTGGCTGGGGTTTGAG GTGCTTTGCCGGTACCAGCACATGTGGAATATTGATCTGTGCCTTCGCCCAGCTTTCCTTGGTGGCATAATGCAAGCAACTG GTAACAAGCCCCCAGGATTGTTGCCAAAGCGTGCAGAATACTTGCTGAAGGATGTAAAAAGGATGGCAAAATACTACCAAGTGCCTATAGAGATTTCAGAAAGTGACTTCCAACGTATCCTTAATACAA ACAGTCTTGGGGCCATGCGTTTCATCACAGCCATTGATATGACACAACCACAATACTTGGAACCCTTATCTAGAGAGTTCTGGACACGTTTTTGGTCACAG CATCAAGATATCAGTGAGCCAGAGAGTATAGTGGCT GTTGCAGGACTGGCTGGGCTATCATCAGAGGTCACCCAGGAGCTACTTGAAATGATTTCAACCCCTGCAGTGAAGAACCGACTGAAAGAGACAACAGAGAAGGCAATAAATTATGGG GCATTTGGGATGCCTTCTTTTGTGGCACATTTTAATGGGGAACCTCATCTCTTTTTTGGCTCTGATCGTATCGAGCTGCTAGGCAGCATTATAG GGGAAAAATGGCTGGGGCCAGTTCCAAGCTCTAAGATGTGA